A genome region from Gossypium hirsutum isolate 1008001.06 chromosome A04, Gossypium_hirsutum_v2.1, whole genome shotgun sequence includes the following:
- the LOC107947771 gene encoding uncharacterized protein produces MQEQLAKIQQDMKEKIEESQNNLLGQLAQLLAREREKGKSTMGNNNEDPIYPPGFAPVNTQPQLEVHPRMVPVTIRPQQYQAKASTPMNILIGSSSNLGDNPANLLVPDLDDMAEMEKGKVDMAKQLDDRCKWLEEKFKTMETADYRGGIDAKDLSLVPDLVLPPKFKTPEFKKYNGTSCPEAHITMFCRRMTGYVNNDQLLIHCFQDSLIGSAAKWYNPLSRAQIGSWKDLAQAFMKQYGHVTDIAPDKITLQNMEKKPGESFRQYAQRWREIAMQVQPPLLEKETTILFINTLKAPFITHMIGNTTKSFSDMVMAGEMIENAIRGGKIEVGETTKRSVPKKRENEVNSTSSYNRDHSRLITVNQPKVTTRGQQGSTKQESSVRQIFEKLQFTPISMSYKELYQSLFDSHVVSTFYIKPLQPSYPKWYDSNAQCDYHAGVSRHSIENCTAFKKTVERLLEMGIVKFDDTLGTKSPLSNHDDKSK; encoded by the coding sequence ATGCAAGAGCAACTAGCTAAGATACAACAagatatgaaggaaaaaattgAAGAATCCCAAAATAATCTGTTAGGCCAGTTGGCGCAGTTGCTGGCTAGAGAGCGCGAGAAAGGGAAGAGTACTATGGGGAACAATAATGAAGACCCTATCTATCCTCCAGGCTTTGCTCCGGTAAACACTCAACCACAACTGGAGGTGCATCCACGAATGGTACCCGTCACTATCAGGCCCCAGCAATACCAGGCCAAAGCCTCAACACCAATGAATATTCTTATAGGATCGAGCTCTAATCTTGGGGATAATCCAGCTAATCTATTGGTCCCGGACCTTGATGACATGGCAGAAATGGAGAAAGGAAAAGTAGACATGGCAAAACAACTCGATGATAGGTGTAAATGGCTCGAAGAAAAGTTTAAAACAATGGAGACTGCTGATTACCGTGGCGGGATCGACGCTAAGGACTTAAGCTTGGTCCCAGATCTGGTGCtcccaccaaaatttaaaactccGGAGTTCAAAAAGTATAATGGGACGAGCTGCCCTGAAGCTCATATTACGATGTTCTGTCGAAGGATGACAGGGtatgttaacaatgaccagctTTTGATCCACTGTTTCCAAGATAGTCTGATCGGATCTGCGGCCAAGTGGTATAACCCGCTCAGCCGTGCCCAAATTGGTTCATGGAAGGACTTGGCTCAAGCTTTCATGAAACAATACGGTCACGTGACAGACATAGCACCCGACAAAATTACTCtacaaaatatggaaaagaagccggGTGAGAGCTTCAGGCAGTATGCACAACGGTGGAGGGAAATAGCGATGCAAGTCCAGCCACCTCTCTTGGAGAAGGAAACGACCATACTCTTCATTAATACTTTGAAGGCCCCATTCATCACCCATATGATTGGGAATACTACCAAAAGTTTTTCCGATATGGTAATGGCAggcgagatgattgagaatgccataagagGTGGCAAGATTGAAGTTGGAGAAACTACCAAGAGGTCAGTTCCAAAGAAAAGGGAGAATGAAGTGAACAGTACGAGCTCATATAATAGAGATCACTCAAGGTTAATAACTGTCAATCAACCAAAGGTAACTACGAGGGGGCAACAAGGTTCGACAAAGCAGGAATCAAGTGTAAGGCAAATTTTTGAAAAGCTCCAGTTTACGCCAATCTcaatgtcatataaggagttATATCAAAGTTTATTTGATTCACATGTGGTGTCCACATTTTATATAAAGCCGTTGCAACCctcgtaccccaaatggtatgattcAAACGctcaatgtgattatcatgcgggagtATCGAGGCATTCAATAGAAAactgtactgccttcaagaagacGGTTGAAAGACTCCTCgagatggggattgtgaagtttgatgataCCCTTGGTACAAAGAGTCCGTTATCAAATCACGATGATAAGAGCAAATGA
- the LOC107948228 gene encoding 54S ribosomal protein L17, mitochondrial, protein MHRSLVRPFMGVRGFSSTSKKIVASVLFERLPAIIPKLDPVVYAFQEFSFRWRQQYRRKYPDDFLDMSKSRGKGDYQIDYVPAPRITEADKMNDRKSLQRALDTRLYLLLYGISNAAPSGKPVWHFPEKVYDSEETLRKCAESALAFVLGDLSHTYFVGNAPMGHMVIQQMENVPEPFKRFFFKSQVIDTNKFNIQKCEDFVWVTKDELLEYFPEQAEFFKKLIIS, encoded by the exons ATGCACAGATCGTTGGTTCGGCCATTCATGGGGGTGCGTGGGTTTTCCTCAACCTCCAAGAAAATTGTGGCGTCGGTACTGTTCGAGAGGTTACCTGCCATTATTCCCAAATTGGATCCTGTGGTTTATGCTTTTCAAGAGTTTTC CTTTCGATGGAGGCAGCAGTATCGACGCAAATATCCTGATGATTTCTTGGACATGTCTAAATCTAG GGGAAAAGGTGATTACCAAATTGACTATGTTCCAGCTCCAAGGATCACTGAAGCTGACAAAATGAATGACAGAAA GTCATTGCAGAGAGCACTTGATACAAGATTGTATCTTCTTCTATATGGTATCAGTAATGCAGCTCCTAGCGGGAAACCTGTGTGGCATTTTCCAGAAAAAGTTTATGATTCAGAGGAGACGTTGCGCAAG TGTGCAGAGTCTGCCTTAGCATTCGTACTCGGAGACCTCTCTCACACTTATTTTGTCGGAAATGCTCCCATGGGGCACATGGTTATACAGCAGATGGAGAATGTGCCTGAACCATTTAAG CGATTTTTTTTCAAGTCTCAAGTGATTGATACCAACAAGTTCAATATCCAGAAGTGCGAGGATTTCGTTTGGGTGACCAAAGATGAACTCTTGGAGTATTTTCCTGAACAAGCTGAATTTTTTAAGAAGTTGATTATCAGCTGA